The following are encoded together in the Vigna unguiculata cultivar IT97K-499-35 chromosome 2, ASM411807v1, whole genome shotgun sequence genome:
- the LOC114173578 gene encoding probable UDP-arabinopyranose mutase 1: MADPSPKPVPLLKDELDIVIPTIRNLDFLEMWRPFFEQYHLIIVQDGDPSKTIKVPEGFDYELYNRNDINRILGPKASCISFKDSACRCFGYMVSKKKYIYTIDDDCFVAKDPSGKDINALEQHIKNLLCPATPFFFNTLYDPYREGADFVRGYPFSLREGAPTAVSHGLWLNIPDYDAPTQLVKPRERNTRYVDAVLTIPKGTLFPMCGMNLAFDRELIGPAMYFGLMGDGQPIGRYDDMWAGWCVKVICDHLGLGVKTGLPYIWHSKASNPFVNLKKEYKGIFWQEEIIPFFQSATLPKECTSVQKCYIELSKQVKEKLGAVDPYFNKLADAMVTWIEAWDELNNTSEQTSSKQANGAAK, encoded by the exons ATGGCTGACCCTTCTCCCAAACCCGTTCCTCTGCTGAAGGACGAGCTCGACATCGTGATCCCCACGATCCGCAACCTCGACTTCCTCGAGATGTGGCGGCCATTCTTCGAGCAGTACCACCTCATCATCGTTCAGGATGGTGATCCCAGTAAGACCATCAAAGTCCCCGAAGGCTTTGACTACGAGCTCTACAATCGCAACGACATCAACAGGATCTTGGGCCCCAAGGCCAGTTGCATCTCCTTCAAGGACTCTGCTTGTCGCTGCTTCGGCTACATGGTCTCCAAGAAGAAGTACATCTACACCATCGACGACGATTGCTTC GTTGCTAAGGACCCGTCTGGAAAAGATATCAATGCACTTGAACAGCACATTAAGAATCTGCTATGTCCAGCCACTCCATTTTTCTTCAACACCCTTTATGATCCTTATAGAGAAGGTGCTGATTTCGTCCGTGGATACCCTTTCAGTCTTCGTGAGGGTGCTCCCACTGCTGTTTCTCACGGTCTCTGGCTCAACATACCTGATTATGATGCTCCAACACAGCTTGTCAAACCCCGAGAGAGGAACACCAG GTATGTTGATGCTGTTCTTACCATTCCTAAAGGAACATTGTTCCCCATGTGTGGTATGAATCTGGCCTTCGATCGTGAGCTTATTGGACCTGCAATGTACTTTGGACTCATGGGAGATGGTCAACCTATCGGACGATACGATGATATGTGGGCTGGTTGGTGTGTTAAG GTTATCTGTGACCATTTGGGGTTGGGAGTGAAGACTGGACTTCCATACATATGGCACAGCAAAGCAAGCAACCCATTTGTGAATCTGAAAAAGGAGTACAAAGGCATCTTCTGGCAAGAAGAGATCATTCCCTTTTTCCAAAGTGCCACCCTTCCAAAAGAATGCACCTCTGTTCAAAAATGCTACATTGAACTCTCGAAGCAAGTGAAAGAGAAGCTTGGTGCTGTTGATCCTTACTTCAACAAGCTTGCAGATGCCATGGTCACTTGGATTGAAGCTTGGGATGAACTTAACAACACTTCTGAACAAACCTCTTCAAAGCAGGCCAATGGGGCTGCCAAGTGA
- the LOC114174544 gene encoding uncharacterized protein LOC114174544 — translation MFENNESPSQGLTQLSQSSKNTVEEDFLTLTPRTTIQGLKDCKEITTYILFGTIKHILGDDDWWYTACVCNKAVYPDSKMFFCEKCNKHVIKVFPRYRIEIRVIDSSDSTTFVLFDRDATTLFKRTCADMLDTHDKDVYAENGEFSREKMCVVNESTVDIAEDLLVRFTKETIESGSQSLELIEDNPTNDDGNNSHKREYGKKTASLDSIEEDNVPLKLLKRNIKKEKAVN, via the exons ATGTTTGAGAACAATGAATCTCCCTCTCAAGGATTAACGCAACTTTCTCAGAGTTCCAAAAATACTGTGGAAGAAGACTTTTTAACACTTACACCTAGGACCACCATTCAAGGTCTAAAAGATTGTAAAGag atCACCACTTACATATTGTTTGGAACAATTAAGCATATTTTGGGTGACGATGACTGGTGGTATACTGCTTGTGTGTGCAACAAAGCTGTTTATCCAGATTCCAAGATGTTCTTTTGTGAGAAGTGTAACAAACATGTTATAAAAGTCTTTCCAAG ATATAGGATTGAGATCCGAGTTATTGACTCTTCCGATTCAACCACATTTGTCCTCTTTGATAGGGATGCAACCACCCTTTTCAAAAGAACTTGTGCTGATATGTTAGACACTCATGATAAG GATGTTTATGCTGAGAATGGTGAGTTTAGTAGGGAAAAAATGTGTGTAGTCAATGAGTCCACCGTTGATATTGCAGAG GATTTATTAGTCCGATTTACCAAAGAAACAATTGAGTCTGGATCCCAATCACTTGAACTAATCGAAGATAATCCAACCAATGATGATGGTAACAATTCACATAAGAGAGAATATGGAAAGAAGACTGCATCACTTGACTCCATCGAAGAAGACAATGTTCCATTGAagcttttaaaaagaaatattaagaagGAAAAAGCAGTGAATTGA